The Coffea arabica cultivar ET-39 chromosome 4e, Coffea Arabica ET-39 HiFi, whole genome shotgun sequence genome includes a window with the following:
- the LOC113742557 gene encoding small ribosomal subunit protein eS7-like has translation MYTSRKKIHKDKDAEPSEFEESVAQALFDLENTNQELKSDLKDLYINSAIQIDVSGNRKAVVIHVPYRLRKAFRKIHVRLVRELEKKFSGKDVILIATRRILRPPKKGSAVQRPRSRTLTAVHDAMLEDVVVPAEIVGKRVRYRIDGSKIMKVFLDPKERNNTEYKLETFAAVYRKLSGKDVVFEFPMAEA, from the exons ATGTATACATCGAGGAAAAAGATCCACAAGGATAAGGATGCTGAACCTTCAGAATTTGAAGAGTCTGTGGCACAG GCCTTGTTTGATTTGGAGAACACCAACCAAGAGCTCAAAAGTGACTTGAAGGATTTGTACATCAATTCAGCTAT CCAAATTGATGTCTCAGGAAATAGGAAAGCTGTTGTAATCCATGTGCCTTACAGACTGAGAAAAGCTTTCCGAAAGATTCACGTTAGGCTTGTCAGGGAGCTGGAGAAGAAGTTCAGTGGGAAG GATGTGATTTTGATTGCAACCCGTAGGATTCTGAGGCCCCCAAAGAAAGGTTCTGCTGTTCAGCGCCCCCGCAGCAGGACTCTAACTGCTGTGCATGATGCCATGCTAGAGGATGTTGTTGTCCCTGCTGAGATTGTTGGGAAGCGTGTTAGGTATCGCATTGATGGATCTAAGATAATGAAG GTTTTCTTGGACCCCAAGGAAAGAAACAACACAGAATACAAGCTAGAGACCTTTGCTGCTGTTTACAGAAAGCTTTCTGGCAAAGATGTCGTGTTTGAGTTCCCAATGGCGGAAGCTTAG